From Streptomyces sp. SAI-135:
TTCGCCCTGCGCGGCCGCGAACGCCTCGGCATGCTCCGGGTGGTCGAGGACGCCATCGCCCTGCACGGGCTGCTGTGGCCGGACGAGGTCCGCGCGCCCGAGGGACTCGCCCCCGACACCAAGGTCACCGTCAGCGACAAGGAACTCGACCTGGCCGACGCCCTGATGGACACCCTCGGCGAGATCGACCTGGACGAACTGCACGACGAGTACCGCGAGGCGCTGGAGGAGGTCGTCGCCGCGAAGGCCGCGGGGGAGGCCCCGCCGGAGTCCCCGGAACCGGCCCGCAGCGGCAAGGTGCTCGACCTCATGGCCGCGCTGGAGAAGAGCGTGCGGGAGGCGAAGGAGTCGCGGGGCGAGGAGCCGGGGGAGGTCAGGCAGTTGCCGCAGCGGAAGTCGGCGCGGTCCGCGCCCAAGGAGACCGGCGGGAAGAAGTCGACGGCCAGGACCGCCAAGAGCACCACGACGAAGAAGACGGCGGCCGCCAAGAAGACGACGGCGAAGTCCTCCCAGGGGACGAAGAAGACGGCGGCGGCCAAGAAGGCGTCGACCGCGAAGAAGACGGCGGCCAAGAAGACCACCGCCCGCAAGCGGACCGCGTGACCTGCGCACCACCGCCCGAGGAAGGCACCGCGCAGGTCGCGTCAGCCGTGCCGCGAGGTCAGTCGACGACCTTCGCGGACTCGATGATCACCGGCTGCGTCGGCACGTCGCCGTGCCCGCGGCTGCTGCCGGTGCGCACGCCCTTGATCTGGTCGACGACGTCCTGGCCCTCGGCGACCTTGCCGAACACGGTGTAGCCCCAGCCGTTCGGGCTCTTGGCCGTGAAGTTGAGGAACTCGTTGTCCGAGACGTTGATGAAGAACTGCGCGGTCGCCGAGTGCGGGTCGCTGGTGCGCGCCATCGCCACGGTGTACGCGGTGTTCTTCAGGCCGTTGTCGGCCTCGTTCGGGACCGGCGCGAGCGTGGGCTTCTGCACCATGTCCGGCGTGAAACCGCCGCCCTGGACCATGAAGCCGTCGATCACCCGGTGGAAGATCGTGCCGTCGTAGTGCCCGTTGCCGACGTACTTCAGGAAGTTCTCGACCGTCTTGGGCGCCTCGGCGTCGGCCAGCTCGAGGACGATACGGCCGAAGTTGGTGGTCAGCTCGACCCTGGACATGGGAATCGTCCCTTTCTGGTGGGGCATGACCGAAGCATCTTGTCACACGGCGGTCATGGCGCCGGTGACGACAGGGGGGCCTCGCCCGTGACGCTCGCGGTCGTGCCGGGCCGCGGGGTCGGTACGACCGAGGGCTCGGAAGGGGCGGGCGACGGTGACACCGGGCCGGTGCGGGTGGGCGGGGGGCTGCTCGCCGGGGCCAGCGGCACCGAGGAACGGCCGGAGTCCGTACCGGGCAGCGCGGCCACGATCCCGGCCGTGAGGGCGGCGGCCACCAGTGCTCCGACGGCGCCCGAGACCGCCGTACGACGGCGTCGGATCCGTCGGCCGCCGGCGACGGCCGCGTCGGTGACGCTGGGCAGGGCCGGTTCCCGCCCGCCGTCGAGGATGGCCTCGAAGGCGTCCCGCACGCGGTCGCCCTCCCCGTAACGGTCCCAGTCGTCCATGTGCCCACTCACCTCCCGCTCGTCTCGCCCGCCAGGCCCTCGACGAGCCCGCGCAGCCGGACGAGCCCACGGGCGCTCTGGCTCTTGACCGTGCCCGGGGTCACGCGCAACGCCTCGGCGGTCTGCTCCACACTCCAGTCCTCCCAGAACCGCAGTACCAGGACCGCCCGGTAGCGGGGCGGCAGTTCCATCAGCGCGGCCTGCATCACCAGCCGCAGCTCGGGTGTGACGGCCGGCTCGGCGACGGCCGGCTCCGGGACCTCCTCGGTCGGCTCCTCCCGCCAACTCCGCTTGCGGTACTGGTCGATGAAGACGCGGGTGAGGATCGTACGGGCGTAGGCCTCGACGTTGCCGTCGCGGCGGATCCGGCCCCAGGAGGCGTACAGCTTCATCAGAGTCGTCTGGGTGAGGTCCTGGGCCTGGTGCCAGTCCCCGCACAGCAGGTACGCGCTGCGTCTGAGCTGCCCCTGCCGGGCCTCGGCGAACTCCCGGAACTCCCGCTCCCGGACTGCTTCCCGCACCCGCCCCGACCCTCCGCCGAACCCGTCACACCTGTCCTTCAGAGGTACGGCGGGACGCTCCACGAGGTTGCACGCCCGGCAGGAAAACTTTCCGCACCCGTCCGTGCAACCCGTCCAGGCACCCGCCCCGTACTCCTCTCACGCAACCGACCCACCGACAGAGGAGCAGCCTTGACGAACCGCCGTGCCATCCGACCCACCCGCCGCCTCCTGATCGGCGTCCTCGCGGGAACCGCCGCGGCCGTGGGCGGCTGGGCCGCGCTCGCGGACGCCGCGACGCCGTCGCCGACGTCGGCCCCTTCGACCCCGCCGTCGCCGGTCCCGTCCGCGGCGCCTTCCACGGCCCCCTCGGCTGTGCCGTCACCCGTGCCGAGCACGGTCCCGTCGGCGGGGCCGTCCGAGCCGAGCCCGGTCCCGGCAGCACCGACGACTGTGCCGAGCCCGGTGCCGACGGTCGTGCCGAAGGAGCGGCCGGCAACCGCCCCGAGCCCCGCTCCGGCGGAGCCGACCACCGTGGCGAGCCCCGTACCGTCGGTCGCGGAGCGGCCGTCGAAGTAGGCACCCCGGACCGGACCACGGGTGCGGCTTTCGCCGTGGCCGGCCGCGCAGTTCCTCGCGTCCCTGAGGGGCGGGACGTGGGTTGTCGGCGTCGGCCGGGCGGGGACGTGGACGGCCGTCCGGCCGGGGCGTGGTCCGTCACCCCAGCCGGCGGGGGCCGGTGCTGGTGCCGGAGTCGGGTACGTCGTGGCCGGCCGCGCAGTTCCTCGCGTCCCTGAGGGCGGCGGAAGCACGGGCGTCGGTGCCCGCCCTCAGGGGCGTACCGGGCGGGGCGTCTCCCGGCGGAACGCCCACCGGAGCTCCGGTTCCACCACGCACCGCAGGGCGCGCCGGACCGGTGGGGCGCACAGGGCGGTCACGACGGCCGCGGCGGCGAGAGCGACCGTGGCCGTGCCGAGCGGGCCGTGGACCCAGGCGGGCCCGTACCAGCCCCAGGCCCGGGCGCCCTGGACGAGGAAGCCGTGCAGCAGATAGCCGTACAGCGTGCCCGCCCCGAGCACCGTGAACCAGGTCCGCCGCCCTGGCACCAGCGCGAAGAAGGACCCGACAAGGATCAGCGAGCACCCGAAGGCGATCAGCGTCATCACCGGGCCCGACCAGGCGGGCGCGCCCAACTCCGGGGCGCTGTCCCGGTGGTACAGCCAGGCCGAGCTCATCCGCGGCGCGACCCAGTACGCCGCCACGAGCGCGACCGCGAACACCGGCCCGGCGGCCAGCCGTACCGCCCGCCGGCGCACCAGCCGGAAGTGCTCGGGCCTGAGGGAGAGACCCAGTACGAAGTACGGCAGGAACTGCAGGACGCGCTGGAGGTCGAGGTCGTCGCCGATGGAGGGCGTGAGCGTCGCGAGCATCGCCACGGCGAGGGCGACCGGCACCGGATGCCGCACCCGCTGCCACAGCGGAGTGGTCAGCCGCCACACGAACAACGCCGCCAGGAACCACGTCAGATACAGGGGATCGAGCAGACTCACCGGCCGGTCCGGCTCCTGGTCCGTCCACCGCGTGAAGAAGGTGTACGCCGTCTCGAACACGACGTACGGCACGACGAGCCCGCCCACCAGCCGCCGCACCTTCCCCGGACTCGCGTCGAAGTTCCGCGAGAAGTACCCGGAGACGACGATGAACGCCGGCATGTGGAAGGCGTACACGAGCAGGTACAGCGCGGACACGCCCCGGCTCCCGTCCCGCAGCGGCTCCCACGCGTGCCCCACGGCGACCAGGACGATCGCCAGGTACTTGGCGTTGTCGAAGAAGGCGTCGCGCTCCGCGGGCCGCCGCGCCGCGAGCCCTTCCCGAGGGGCGGCCGTGACCAGTTGCTCGTGCATCCCCGGCGCCTCACCACTCGGGGAACGGCCCAAACTTCGTACCTGTGTGCCGGCCGTCCCCCGCGGGGCCGATCCTCAGGCCGCCGTCCGCAGCGCCTCCCGTCCCGTCACCTCGCCGCCCGGTTTCGCCGCCAGGGCCACGGGCCCCGGTGTGCGGCGGGCCCGCACCAGGAACCCCGTCCCGATCGCGCCGGCGATGAGCAGGCCACCGGTCACGAGGGCCCCGCGTGCCCCGGCCAGCTCCATGAGCAGGCCGAGCGCGGGCGGGCCGCCGAGGCTCCACACCGTGCCGATGCTGCTCCACGCACCGAGGACGCGCCCGCGCAGATGAGGGGGCGGGTCGGTCTGCAGGACGGCCGTTCCCGCGGTGTCGGAGACGGACTCCAGCACGGCCATGGGCAGGACCAGCACCAGCAGGACGGCCACCGACGGCGAGAGCCCCGCCGCCAGCTGAAGCAGCGCGCCCGCGGCGGCCAGGGTGCCCACCAGCCGCACGGAGGGCCGCCGCAGCCGGGCGCCGAGGAACGCGCCCAGGATGCCGCCGACGGCGAGGACGGCGGAGACCGTGCCGAAGGCCCCCGCACCGCCCGCGAGCGGCCCGGTGACGAGCACGGCCAGGGTCAGCCCGTAGTTGCGGCCGAGGACCGCGCTGATCCCGGTGATGCCGGCGAGCGCGACCAGGCGGGGCCGGCGCGCGAAGAAGCGCAGGCCGCCCCGGACGGTCGTGTCGGCGCCGTCCCCGGTCCGCGCGGCGGCCGGGGTGCCCGGCCCGGCGGCCGGCGCCGCCCCGGGCGCGGGGCGCAGGAACGGCACGACCGCGGCGACGAACAGGAAGGACAGGCCGTTGGCCGCGTACGCGGCGGCCGTGCCGAGGAAGCCGACCGTCACCCCGGCCAGGGCGGTCCCGACGAGCCGGCCAGCGCTGTGCACCAGCGCGCCGACGCCGATGGCGGAGGGGACGTCCTCCGGCGGGACGAGGTCGTTGCCGAGCAGGGCGCACGCCGGCCCGTCGACGGTGGCGATGGTGCCGGTCACGGCGGCCAGCACCAGCAGGGACGTCATGTCGAGCCGGTCCAGCGCCACCAGCACGGCCGTGACGAAGGCGACCGCGCCGAGGAGGGTCTGGCTGACGGCCGCCGTCAGTTTGCGCGACCAGCGGTCCACGGCCGCTCCGCCCAGCAGGCTCATGAAGAGGGCGGGACCTGCCTGGACGGACATCGACAGCCCCGTCGCGGCGGCGGACCCGGTGATCTGCAGGACGAGCAGGTTCTGCACGGTGAGCTGCATCCAGGTGCCGACGTTCGACACGAGGTTCGCGACGGACCACCAGCGCATGCTGCGGTGTCTCAGGGAGCGCCACGGCGAGCGCGACGACTCCCGGGGCGGAGCCGCGGCGGGCGTGGCGGCGGCAGGGCAGGCGGGAACAGGGGCGGAAGACACAGTGGGGTACCCGGAGGACGAAGTAGCAGGTCAGACAGGTAGGCGAAACCGAGGAACGCCGGCTGCACTGCGCGGCCGTCCACCGAGTCGGTCACGGCGCGGACCATCGTGACAGACCTGCCCGGCCCGTCCGCCGCGGTGCGCCGCGCGCGAGCGCCCGAGCGGGTCCAACTGCCGGGCCCGTTCTCGCCAGTTGCCCGGCCGAGTGCGGTTGCTCACAGAAGGAGCAGAGTTCAACGCATGGAGCCGGGCTGCGCTCGCGGCGACCGGGCGTTCCCCGTCAGCGGTCGCGCGGGATGGGACCTATCTGCACAATAGGGATCAAAGCGTGAAAGCAACTGGCATAAGACTTTCGTTCATTTCCGTCGGGAAAACGGCGGCCGTGACCAGCCAGGCCCGTGTTCCAGACGCACGTTCGGGTGCGTCCCGGCCACTCCTGTTCTTTCACTCCTCTCCAAAAAGCCGCTCGCACCGCCCCGCGAGCACGGCTGAAGGACGTCCCATGACTGATGCTTCCTCTCGCGTGCCCTGGCGCCGCGCCCTGGTGACCGGCGGTGCCGGCTTCCTCGGCAGCCATCTGTGCGAGCGCCTGCTGGATTCAGGTGTCGAAGTCGACTGCGCGGACAACCTCTCGTCCGGAGCACGTCAGAACATCGCCCACCTGGAGGGCCGCGCCGGATTCAGGTTCGTGGAGTGCGACGTCTCCGCGCCCGAGTGCCCGGGGCGCCTGCCGGGACCGTACGACCTCGTCCTGCACTTCGCCTGTCCCGCCTCGCCCGCCGACTACCTGCGGCTGCCCCTGGAGACGCTCGACGCCGGGAGTCTCGGCACCCGCACCATGCTGGCCCTCGCCGAACGCGACCGGGCCCGCTTCCTGCTCGCCTCGACCTCCGAGGTGTACGGCGACCCCCTGGTGCACCCGCAGCGCGAGGACTACTGGGGCAACGTCAACCCGGTGGGTCCGCGCAGCGTGTACGACGAGTCCAAGCGGTTCGCCGAGGCGCTGGTCACCGCCCATGTACGCGTCAAGGACGCCGACGCGGGCATCGTCCGCCTGTTCAACACCTACGGGCCGCGCATGCGCGCCCACGACGGCCGTGCCGTGCCCACGTTCGTCTGCCAGGCCCTGGCCGACGAGCCCCTGACGGTGGCGGGCGACGGCAGCCAGACACGGTCCCTGTGCTACGTCGACGACACCGTCGACGGAATCCTGCTGGTGGCCGCGAGCCGCTCGGTACGGCCCGTGAACATCGGCGGCACCGACGAGGTCGCGGTCCGCGACATCGCCCGCCGGGTGGTGGAACTGGCGGGCTCCTCCTCACGCATCGAGTTCGTCGACCGCCCCGTCGACGACCCGCAGCGCCGCCGCCCGGACACCCGGCTGGCCCGTGAACTGCTGGGCTGGACGCCCAAGGTGCCCTGGGAGGAAGGCATCAAGCAGACCATCGCCCACTTCGCCGCGGCGCGGCCGACGCGGGAGCCGATCAGGCAGCTCTGAGCCCGCGCGCCGAGAAGTCGTCCACCACGCCGCCCCGGAGGAACCTCATGCGTGTCCTGGGAATCAACGCCCTCTTCCACGACCCGGCCGCCGCCCTGGTCATGGACGGCAGGATCGTGGCAGCCGCGGAGGAGGAGCGCTTCAGCCGCCGCAAGCACGGCAAGCGGCCCATCCCCTTCTCCGCGTGGGAACTGCCCGAACTGTCCGCCCGCTGGTGCCTGGAGCAGGCCGGTCTCACCCCGGCCGACCTCGACGCGGTCGCCTACTCCTACGACCCCGAACTCGCCCGCCCGGCAGACCAGCTGGGCCTGGACGACCCCTGGGACCACCTGCGCCAGGAGTACGCCCGCCGGGCCCCCGAGTTCCTGGCCGAGGCCCTGCCCGGACTCGACCCCGGCAAGGTGCGCTTCGTCCCGCACCACGTCGCCCACGCCGCCTCCGCAGGCCAGGCCTCCCCCTACCCGGACTGCGCCGTCCTCGTCCTGGACGGCCGCGGCGAGTGCGGCTCCCACCTCGCGGGCCGCTACGCCCGCCGCGAGCTCGCCGTGCTGGGGACGCAGTCGCTGCCCGACTCCCTGGGCCTGTTCTACGAGGACCTCACCCAGCACCTCGGCTTCCTGCGCAGCAGCGACGAGTTCAAGGTGATGGCCCTGGCGTCGTACGGCCGCCCACGCTTCCTGGAGCACCTGCGGGAGTACGTCCACCTGGAGGGGGAGGGCGGCTTCCGGGCCCGTCCGGTCCCCTGGTCCTCGCTGGTGCCCGCGCGTGCGGCGGGCGACCCGTGGACCGCGGACCACGCCGACGCCGCCGCCAGCGCCCAGGCGTGCCTGGAGGAGGTCCTGCTCGGCCTGGTGCGCTGGCTGCACGAGCGCACCGGCGAGGAGGTGCTGACGCTGGCGGGCGGGGTGGCGCTCAACTGCGTGGCCAACACCCGGCTGCACCGGGAGGGCCCCTTCGACCGCATCTGGGTGCAGCCCGCGGCCGGGGACGCGGGCACGGCCCTCGGCGCCGCGCTGCACGTCGCGCACCAGAAGGAGACGGTCGAGGCCATGCCGACGGCCGCCCTGGGGCGCGGCTGGAGCGACGAGGAACTGCGGGAATGGCTGGAGCGTGCCGCCGTCCCCTACGAGGAGCCCGCCGACATCGCCGACACCGTCGCCGAGGAGCTCGCCCGGGACGGCATCGTGGCCTGGTTCCAGGGGCGCAGCGAGTACGGCCCCCGGGCCCTGGGCCACCGGTCCCTGCTGGCCCACCCCGGCCGGCCCGGGAACCTGGAACGCCTCAACGCGGTGAAGGGCCGGGAGGAGTTCCGCCCGGTCGCCCCCATGGTGCTGGCGGAGCGGGCCGCGGAGCTCTTCGACGGGCCCCTGCCCAGCCCCTACATGCTCTTCGTGCACGAGGTAGCCGCCGAGTGGCGCGACCGCATCCCGGCCGTCGTCCACGTGGACGGCACGGCCCGGATCCAGACCGTGGACCGCGACGCGGAGCCGCTGGTGGCCCGGATGATCGAGGGCTTCGAACGGCGCACCGGGCTGCCCGTGGTGGTCAACACCAGCCTCAACACGGCAGGACGGCCCATGGTCGACGACCCGCGGGACGCCCTGGAGTGCTTCGGGTCCGCGCCCGTGGACCTGCTGGCCCTCGGGCCGTTCGCGATCCGGCGGAAGGGCATGTTCGCGTGACGGACACCCCTTCTTCCTTCTCCTCCGTTCCGGCCTACGCCGTCGTCGTGCCGACCATCGGGCGCCCCTGTCTGGCCGACTGCCTGCGCGCGCTCGCGGCCGCCACCGGTCATCCGCCCACCGAGGTCGTCGTGGTCGACGACCGTCCGGCCCCGGCCGGGGAACTGCCGCTGGAGGCCGCGGGCGTCCTGCGCGGGCGCCTGCGGACCCTGCGCAGCGGCGGACGCGGCCCCGCGGCCGCCCGCAACACGGGCTGGCGCACGGTCACCGCCCCCTGGACCGTCTTCCTCGACGACGACGTCCAGGTGCTGCCTGACTGGTCCCGTCTGCTCGCCGAGGACCTCGCGGGCGCCGACGGGGCCACCGGCGGGATCCAGGGCCGGCTCTGCGTCCCGCTGCCCGCCGACCGCCGGCCGACGGACTGGGAGCGCGGCACGGCCGGGCTGGAACGGGCCGCCTGGGCCACGGCGGACATGGCCTACCGCACGGCCGCGCTGGCGCAGGTCCACGGCTTCGACGAGCGGTTCCCCCGGGCCTTCCGCGAGGACGCCGACCTGGCGCTGCGGGTGCGGGACGCCGGCTGGACGCTGCGCCGCGGCCGGCGCACCACCCGCCACCCGGTCCGCCCGGCCGACCGCTGGGTGTCGGTACGGACCCAGCGCGGCAACGCGGACGACGCCCTGAT
This genomic window contains:
- a CDS encoding Ku protein; protein product: MLLVRSIWNGAISFGLVSIPIKLVNATESHSISFRQIHTEDGGRVRYRKVCELEDREISQAEIGKGYEDADGTIIPITDEDLAHLPLPTAKTIEIVAFVPAERIDPLQMDASYYLQAGGAPAAKPYTLLREALKRSNKVAIAKFALRGRERLGMLRVVEDAIALHGLLWPDEVRAPEGLAPDTKVTVSDKELDLADALMDTLGEIDLDELHDEYREALEEVVAAKAAGEAPPESPEPARSGKVLDLMAALEKSVREAKESRGEEPGEVRQLPQRKSARSAPKETGGKKSTARTAKSTTTKKTAAAKKTTAKSSQGTKKTAAAKKASTAKKTAAKKTTARKRTA
- a CDS encoding peptidylprolyl isomerase encodes the protein MPMSRVELTTNFGRIVLELADAEAPKTVENFLKYVGNGHYDGTIFHRVIDGFMVQGGGFTPDMVQKPTLAPVPNEADNGLKNTAYTVAMARTSDPHSATAQFFINVSDNEFLNFTAKSPNGWGYTVFGKVAEGQDVVDQIKGVRTGSSRGHGDVPTQPVIIESAKVVD
- a CDS encoding SigE family RNA polymerase sigma factor is translated as MREAVREREFREFAEARQGQLRRSAYLLCGDWHQAQDLTQTTLMKLYASWGRIRRDGNVEAYARTILTRVFIDQYRKRSWREEPTEEVPEPAVAEPAVTPELRLVMQAALMELPPRYRAVLVLRFWEDWSVEQTAEALRVTPGTVKSQSARGLVRLRGLVEGLAGETSGR
- a CDS encoding acyltransferase family protein; protein product: MHEQLVTAAPREGLAARRPAERDAFFDNAKYLAIVLVAVGHAWEPLRDGSRGVSALYLLVYAFHMPAFIVVSGYFSRNFDASPGKVRRLVGGLVVPYVVFETAYTFFTRWTDQEPDRPVSLLDPLYLTWFLAALFVWRLTTPLWQRVRHPVPVALAVAMLATLTPSIGDDLDLQRVLQFLPYFVLGLSLRPEHFRLVRRRAVRLAAGPVFAVALVAAYWVAPRMSSAWLYHRDSAPELGAPAWSGPVMTLIAFGCSLILVGSFFALVPGRRTWFTVLGAGTLYGYLLHGFLVQGARAWGWYGPAWVHGPLGTATVALAAAAVVTALCAPPVRRALRCVVEPELRWAFRRETPRPVRP
- a CDS encoding MFS transporter; this translates as MRWWSVANLVSNVGTWMQLTVQNLLVLQITGSAAATGLSMSVQAGPALFMSLLGGAAVDRWSRKLTAAVSQTLLGAVAFVTAVLVALDRLDMTSLLVLAAVTGTIATVDGPACALLGNDLVPPEDVPSAIGVGALVHSAGRLVGTALAGVTVGFLGTAAAYAANGLSFLFVAAVVPFLRPAPGAAPAAGPGTPAAARTGDGADTTVRGGLRFFARRPRLVALAGITGISAVLGRNYGLTLAVLVTGPLAGGAGAFGTVSAVLAVGGILGAFLGARLRRPSVRLVGTLAAAGALLQLAAGLSPSVAVLLVLVLPMAVLESVSDTAGTAVLQTDPPPHLRGRVLGAWSSIGTVWSLGGPPALGLLMELAGARGALVTGGLLIAGAIGTGFLVRARRTPGPVALAAKPGGEVTGREALRTAA
- a CDS encoding NAD-dependent epimerase/dehydratase family protein: MTDASSRVPWRRALVTGGAGFLGSHLCERLLDSGVEVDCADNLSSGARQNIAHLEGRAGFRFVECDVSAPECPGRLPGPYDLVLHFACPASPADYLRLPLETLDAGSLGTRTMLALAERDRARFLLASTSEVYGDPLVHPQREDYWGNVNPVGPRSVYDESKRFAEALVTAHVRVKDADAGIVRLFNTYGPRMRAHDGRAVPTFVCQALADEPLTVAGDGSQTRSLCYVDDTVDGILLVAASRSVRPVNIGGTDEVAVRDIARRVVELAGSSSRIEFVDRPVDDPQRRRPDTRLARELLGWTPKVPWEEGIKQTIAHFAAARPTREPIRQL
- a CDS encoding carbamoyltransferase C-terminal domain-containing protein yields the protein MRVLGINALFHDPAAALVMDGRIVAAAEEERFSRRKHGKRPIPFSAWELPELSARWCLEQAGLTPADLDAVAYSYDPELARPADQLGLDDPWDHLRQEYARRAPEFLAEALPGLDPGKVRFVPHHVAHAASAGQASPYPDCAVLVLDGRGECGSHLAGRYARRELAVLGTQSLPDSLGLFYEDLTQHLGFLRSSDEFKVMALASYGRPRFLEHLREYVHLEGEGGFRARPVPWSSLVPARAAGDPWTADHADAAASAQACLEEVLLGLVRWLHERTGEEVLTLAGGVALNCVANTRLHREGPFDRIWVQPAAGDAGTALGAALHVAHQKETVEAMPTAALGRGWSDEELREWLERAAVPYEEPADIADTVAEELARDGIVAWFQGRSEYGPRALGHRSLLAHPGRPGNLERLNAVKGREEFRPVAPMVLAERAAELFDGPLPSPYMLFVHEVAAEWRDRIPAVVHVDGTARIQTVDRDAEPLVARMIEGFERRTGLPVVVNTSLNTAGRPMVDDPRDALECFGSAPVDLLALGPFAIRRKGMFA
- a CDS encoding glycosyltransferase — encoded protein: MTDTPSSFSSVPAYAVVVPTIGRPCLADCLRALAAATGHPPTEVVVVDDRPAPAGELPLEAAGVLRGRLRTLRSGGRGPAAARNTGWRTVTAPWTVFLDDDVQVLPDWSRLLAEDLAGADGATGGIQGRLCVPLPADRRPTDWERGTAGLERAAWATADMAYRTAALAQVHGFDERFPRAFREDADLALRVRDAGWTLRRGRRTTRHPVRPADRWVSVRTQRGNADDALMTRLHGRDWWIRAGAPRGRLARHALVTAGALVAAGCAAAGRPRAAGAAAALWALGTAEFALARIAPGPRTAREITTMLATSVVIPPLAVRHWADGLIRHRGAAPLGGTR